A genome region from Nicotiana tabacum cultivar K326 chromosome 13, ASM71507v2, whole genome shotgun sequence includes the following:
- the LOC107792197 gene encoding putative pectinesterase/pectinesterase inhibitor 51, with translation MYSRKPVKPSLFRKFKFLFISMASFFILTLLSLLLFFSISSAARHHNSPKLSTTPSIAVEIRGACKASRDPPTCESVLTDSGNLPSEPTTPLIIQSAVKVSSQNNDKAKDMVKAIMDASAGNQNRTDAAKVCMEVLGYAEYRVGLAGQALTRGELKNSRAWMSAVMVYQYDCWSALKYVNGTSQVSQTMAFLNSLIGYSSNALGMLVNYDIYGENTGSWTPPKTERDGFWEGSGSGGSGQVKGGVPSGLKPDVTVCKEGGCDYKTLQEAVNAAPDNQVTRKFVIWIKTGLYEEKVRVQLEKKNVVFLGDGMGKTVITGSLNIGISGVTTYETATVGVVGDGFMASGITFQNTAGPDAHQAVAFRSDSDLSVIENCEFIGNQDTLYAHALRQYYKSCRIQGNVDFIFGNSAAFFQECDILIAPRQLNPEKGEKNAVTAHGRIDPAQSTGFVFQNCLINGTDKYMALYYKKPKVHKNYLGRPWKEYSRAVFIECTLEALVLADGWLPWSGDFALKTLYYGEYKNTGAGANTAGRVPWSSQIPAEHVNSYSVQSFIQGDQWITATT, from the exons ATGTATAGCAGAAAACCTGTAAAACCCTCACTATTTCGAAAATTTAAGTTTCTTTTCATTTCAATGGCTTCATTTTTCATTCTAACACTCCTCTCTTTACTTCTCTTCTTTTCAATCTCCTCCGCCGCTCGCCACCACAATTCGCCGAAGTTATCCACGACGCCGTCGATTGCCGTTGAGATCCGTGGAGCTTGCAAGGCATCGCGGGACCCACCAACGTGCGAGTCCGTGTTAACGGACTCAGGCAACTTGCCGTCTGAGCCAACGACGCCGTTAATCATTCAATCCGCCGTTAAAGTCTCATCACAGAACAATGACAAGGCGAAGGACATGGTGAAGGCAATCATGGACGCGTCCGCAGGGAATCAGAACCGTACGGACGCGGCGAAGGTGTGTATGGAGGTGCTCGGGTACGCGGAGTACCGGGTCGGGTTAGCGGGTCAGGCATTAACACGTGGCGAGCTAAAAAACTCACGCGCGTGGATGAGCGCCGTGATGGTTTACCAGTACGACTGCTGGTCCGCTTTAAAGTACGTTAACGGAACCTCACAGGTGTCCCAAACGATGGCGTTTTTAAACTCTTTAATCGGGTACAGCAGCAATGCATTGGGTATGCTGGTAAACTACGATATTTATGGGGAGAATACCGGGTCATGGACCCCACCAAAAACAGAACGAGACGGGTTCTGGGAAGGTTCGGGTTCGGGCGGGTCGGGTCAAGTAAAGGGTGGGGTGCCATCCGGGTTGAAACCGGATGTGACTGTGTGCAAGGAAGGAGGTTGTGATTATAAGACTCTGCAGGAAGCGGTGAATGCTGCACCAGATAATCAGGTGACCCGGAAGTTTGTGATATGGATCAAAACCGGGCTGTATGAGGAGAAAGTTCGGGTCCAGTTGGAGAAGAAGAATGTGGTATTTTtgggtgatggcatgggcaaaaCTGTTATTACCGGTTCGTTGAATATTGGTATTTCGGGCGTCACTACTTATGAAACTGCAACTGTGG GAGTTGTTGGTGATGGATTCATGGCCAGTGGCATCACCTTCCAAAACACAGCAGGTCCGGATGCCCACCAAGCTGTAGCATTCCGATCAGACAGTGATCTTTCAGTTATAGAAAATTGTGAATTCATTGGCAATCAAGACACCTTATATGCTCATGCATTGCGCCAATACTACAAGTCCTGCCGTATCCAAGGCAATGTAGACTTCATTTTTGGGAACTCTGCTGCATTCTTCCAAGAATGTGACATCTTAATTGCGCCTCGACAACTCAATCCTGAAAAGGGAGAGAAAAATGCTGTGACTGCTCATGGCAGGATAGACCCTGCACAGTCAACTGGCTTTGTCTTCCAAAATTGTCTGATCAATGGAACAGACAAATACATGGCCTTGTACTACAAGAAGCCCAAGGTGCACAAAAATTATCTGGGAAGGCCATGGAAGGAGTATTCGCGGGCCGTCTTTATAGAATGTACTTTGGAGGCTCTTGTTTTAGCTGATGGCTGGTTGCCCTGGAGCGGTGATTTCGCGTTGAAGACTCTTTACTATGGAGAATATAAAAATACTGGTGCCGGAGCTAATACAGCAGGGCGAGTGCCGTGGAGTAGCCAAATCCCAGCTGAACATGTTAACTCTTACTCTGTACAAAGTTTCATTCAAGGGGATCAGTGGATTACTGCTACTACTTGA